A segment of the Catenuloplanes nepalensis genome:
CGCCTGGAGTCGCTCGGCGCGCTGCGGCTCGGCGTCGACGAGGCCACCGACGTGCTGTACTACTACCTCGGCAACTCCTCGTTCTTCACGCTGACCGGCGACAACGGCTGGACCCTCGACGACGCGGAACGCTGGCTGCTCGGCGCGCTCCACAAGACGCTGCTGTAACCGCCGGCCGATCGCCATCGCAGTCGTTCTGGCGACTGCGGTGACGCCCGGATCACCGGAGGACCGCCGGACGGGCCGGGTGAGTGGTCAGGGGAGGGCGGTGCTCTCGCGTACCGTCAGGGTGGGTCGCTGGAGGTCGGGAGGCTCGTCGGGAGTGCCGTTGACCAGGTGGAGGAGGCGGCGGGCGACGGACTCGCCGAAGACGACCGGGTCGCGGTGGACGGCCGTCAGTGACGGGGTGAGCGCGGTGCAGACCGGGGAGTCCTCGACGCTCGCGACCGAGATGTCGTCCGGGATGGACCGGCCGAGCGTGCGCAGTGTGCGGACGCCGGCGACCGCGAGGACCTCGTTGTCGAAGATGAGCGCGTCCGGCGGGGGACCGGTGCCGAGCAGGCGTTCGGTGGCGGCGCGGCCCTGTGCGTCGCTGTAGTCCGTGCCGAGCACGTCGCGCGGGGCGCGCGCGGGGCCGGCGGCGCGGCGGAACGCGGCCACCCGGCGGTGCACGTGCAGCAGGTCGCCGGGGCCGCTGACGTAGGCCAGGCGGCGGCGGCCGGTTGCCAGCAGGTGCGTGACCAGCAGGCCGATCGCGACGCCGTCGTCCACGCTCACGCACGGGATCAGGCGTTTCGGGTCGGGGCCGCCGGCCAGCACGGCGGGGACGCCGAGCTCGCGCAGCAGCGCCGGGCGCGGATCACCCCGGCGCAGGTCGCTGATGATCACGCCGTCGACGCGGCGTTCGTCGCTCCACCGGCGCAGCACGGTCAGCTCCTCCGCGACCGACCGGGTCATGTGGAACAGCAGTCCGTAGCCGGAGCGGCTGAGCACGGCCTGAGTGCCGGCCAGCAGCCGCAGGTAGAAGCTCTCGGTGCCGAACTCCCGCACGTCCCGGGTGAGCGCGAACCCGATCGTCATCGACGCGCTGCCGGAGAGCGTGCGCGCGGCGTGGTGCGGCGACCACTGCAACTCCGCCGCGAGCGCGAGCACGCGCTGCCGGGTCTGCGCGGACACGCCGGACCGCCCGTTCAGCGCGAACGAGGCGGCGGTCTCGGAGATGCC
Coding sequences within it:
- a CDS encoding LacI family DNA-binding transcriptional regulator: MPRRARPTLKDLAARLGISETAASFALNGRSGVSAQTRQRVLALAAELQWSPHHAARTLSGSASMTIGFALTRDVREFGTESFYLRLLAGTQAVLSRSGYGLLFHMTRSVAEELTVLRRWSDERRVDGVIISDLRRGDPRPALLRELGVPAVLAGGPDPKRLIPCVSVDDGVAIGLLVTHLLATGRRRLAYVSGPGDLLHVHRRVAAFRRAAGPARAPRDVLGTDYSDAQGRAATERLLGTGPPPDALIFDNEVLAVAGVRTLRTLGRSIPDDISVASVEDSPVCTALTPSLTAVHRDPVVFGESVARRLLHLVNGTPDEPPDLQRPTLTVRESTALP